One segment of Bacillus alkalisoli DNA contains the following:
- the treC gene encoding alpha,alpha-phosphotrehalase: MNLQNKHNPWWKKSVVYQIYPKSFNDTSGNGVGDIQGIIEKLDYLKELGVDVIWLTPVYKSPQRDNGYDISDYFSIHEEYGTMDDFEQLLHEAHNREIKVIMDIVVNHTSTEHEWFQQAKQSHDSPYRNYYIWKDSKTDGSEPTNWESKFGGNAWEYDEKTGQWYLHLFDVTQADLNWENEELREKLYEMMTYWFEKGVDGFRLDVINLISKDQSFPDDDGSVPPGDGRKFYTDGPRVHELMQEMNKKVFSKYDSMTVGEMSSTTIDHCIKYTRPDRNELSMTFNFHHLKVDYPGGDKWTVADFDFLQLKDILSTWQEEMYKGDGWNALFWCNHDQPRIVSRYGDDKKHHIESAKMLATSMHLMRGTPYIYQGEEFGMTNPGYVKLSDYRDVESLNIFKIKTEAGMSEEEVLEILRHKSRDNSRTPVQWNGEKHAGFTTHEPWIPVASNYKEINAEEALKNHDSIFYHYKELIRLRKEYDIITTGDFELILKDHREIFAYIRNGENEKLIVINNYYGKETQFTLPSNVEIGSHKVNVLLSNYNDSTTNINQFTLRPYESVVYHLTM; this comes from the coding sequence ATGAACTTACAAAATAAACATAATCCATGGTGGAAAAAATCGGTCGTTTATCAAATTTATCCGAAAAGTTTCAACGACACATCCGGAAATGGTGTAGGAGATATTCAAGGCATTATAGAAAAATTAGACTATTTAAAAGAGCTCGGCGTAGATGTGATCTGGCTTACACCAGTCTATAAATCACCACAACGTGATAATGGATATGATATTAGTGACTATTTCTCGATTCACGAAGAGTACGGAACAATGGATGACTTTGAACAGTTATTACATGAAGCTCACAATCGTGAAATAAAAGTCATTATGGATATCGTAGTTAATCATACTTCTACTGAACACGAATGGTTTCAGCAAGCAAAGCAATCTCATGATAGCCCTTATAGAAATTACTACATATGGAAAGACAGTAAGACAGATGGAAGCGAGCCAACAAATTGGGAGTCAAAGTTTGGTGGAAATGCATGGGAATATGACGAAAAAACAGGTCAATGGTACTTGCACTTATTCGATGTAACACAAGCTGATTTAAATTGGGAAAACGAAGAACTGAGAGAAAAACTATATGAAATGATGACCTATTGGTTTGAAAAAGGGGTCGATGGATTTCGTCTAGATGTTATTAATTTAATCTCAAAGGACCAAAGCTTTCCAGATGATGACGGTTCCGTTCCCCCAGGTGATGGAAGGAAATTTTATACAGATGGACCTCGTGTACACGAGTTAATGCAAGAAATGAACAAAAAGGTTTTTTCTAAATATGATAGTATGACGGTTGGGGAAATGAGTTCAACAACGATAGACCATTGTATTAAATATACAAGACCTGACCGAAATGAATTAAGTATGACGTTTAATTTCCACCATTTAAAAGTAGACTATCCAGGCGGAGATAAATGGACAGTGGCAGACTTTGACTTCCTACAACTAAAAGATATTTTATCAACTTGGCAAGAGGAAATGTACAAAGGTGACGGTTGGAATGCACTCTTTTGGTGTAATCATGATCAACCGAGAATTGTTTCAAGGTATGGTGATGATAAAAAGCACCATATCGAATCAGCTAAAATGCTTGCAACTAGTATGCATTTAATGCGAGGAACTCCTTATATTTATCAAGGCGAAGAGTTTGGAATGACAAACCCTGGTTATGTAAAACTCTCCGACTATCGCGATGTTGAATCATTAAATATTTTTAAAATAAAAACAGAAGCTGGTATGAGCGAAGAAGAGGTTTTGGAAATCCTTCGTCATAAATCAAGGGACAACTCACGTACGCCTGTACAATGGAATGGAGAAAAACATGCAGGGTTTACAACGCATGAACCATGGATTCCTGTTGCGTCTAATTATAAGGAGATTAATGCAGAAGAAGCATTAAAAAATCACGACTCCATCTTTTATCACTACAAAGAACTAATTAGGTTGAGGAAAGAGTACGATATTATTACGACAGGTGATTTCGAATTAATTTTAAAAGATCACCGAGAAATATTTGCTTATATTCGTAATGGAGAAAATGAAAAACTTATTGTCATAAACAATTACTACGGTAAAGAAACACAATTTACTTTGCCTAGTAATGTTGAAATAGGGTCCCATAAAGTAAACGTTTTACTTTCTAATTATAATGATAGCACTACGAACATAAACCAATTTACCTTACGACCTTACGAATCTGTTGTTTATCATTTAACGATGTA
- the treP gene encoding PTS system trehalose-specific EIIBC component, whose amino-acid sequence MDIRKSTEQIIEAIGGKENISAATHCVTRLRLALHDEGKVDQDALEKIDVVKGSFSTNGQYQIVIGNGTVNKVYKEMVTLTGIGEVSKDEVKKAAEKNLNPIQRAIKVLADIFIPILPAIVTAGLLMGINNLLTNAGIFYDNASVIQMHPQWADLANIIDLIANTAFVFLPGLIGWSAAKRFGGSELLGIVLGLMLVHPGLLNAWGYAEAQLEGEMEVWNLFGFEIDKVGYQGQVLPVLFAAFVLAKVERFLAKRVPDSFHLLVVPPITLLFTGFLTFIAIGPITFTVGNFLTGGFVSLFEAVPFLGGLIYGGFYAPLVITGMHHTFLAVDFQLIATIGGTFLWPMVALSNIAQGSAAFAMMFATKDEKLKGLALTSSISAWLGITEPAMFGVNLRYRYPFIAAMIGSATAGIIITIAGVLSPTIGVGGLPAFFSIPNEFWPIFFLGMGIVLVVPFTLTFIIAKFKKEKGS is encoded by the coding sequence ATGGATATTAGAAAATCAACAGAGCAAATTATTGAAGCAATCGGAGGAAAGGAAAACATTAGCGCTGCAACACACTGTGTAACTAGACTTCGATTAGCTTTACATGATGAAGGTAAAGTAGATCAAGATGCATTAGAAAAAATTGATGTTGTAAAAGGTTCTTTTTCCACTAATGGACAATATCAAATTGTTATTGGTAATGGAACAGTTAATAAAGTTTACAAAGAAATGGTAACCCTTACTGGGATTGGTGAAGTTTCAAAAGATGAAGTGAAAAAGGCTGCTGAGAAAAATTTAAATCCAATACAGCGCGCAATAAAAGTATTGGCAGATATCTTTATTCCAATTTTGCCAGCAATCGTTACAGCTGGTCTATTAATGGGGATAAACAATTTATTAACGAATGCAGGTATTTTTTATGATAATGCTTCTGTGATACAAATGCATCCACAGTGGGCAGACTTAGCTAACATTATCGATCTCATTGCAAATACAGCATTCGTATTCTTACCAGGGCTAATAGGTTGGTCAGCTGCAAAACGATTTGGCGGAAGTGAGTTACTTGGTATCGTTTTAGGGCTAATGCTAGTTCATCCAGGTTTATTAAATGCTTGGGGTTACGCAGAAGCACAACTTGAAGGTGAGATGGAAGTTTGGAACTTGTTTGGATTCGAAATTGATAAGGTTGGTTATCAAGGACAAGTTTTACCCGTTTTATTTGCAGCCTTTGTATTGGCGAAAGTAGAAAGGTTTTTAGCTAAACGTGTGCCAGATAGTTTTCACTTGTTAGTTGTACCACCAATTACTTTATTGTTTACTGGATTTTTAACATTTATAGCAATCGGTCCTATTACGTTTACAGTTGGTAATTTCTTAACAGGAGGATTCGTTTCCTTATTCGAAGCTGTGCCGTTTTTAGGTGGTTTAATTTATGGAGGCTTTTATGCACCATTAGTAATTACAGGTATGCATCATACTTTCTTAGCAGTTGATTTCCAATTAATTGCAACGATTGGCGGAACTTTCTTATGGCCAATGGTAGCTTTGTCTAACATTGCGCAAGGATCTGCAGCATTTGCAATGATGTTTGCGACGAAAGACGAAAAGCTTAAAGGTTTAGCTTTAACATCTTCTATATCTGCATGGCTTGGAATAACAGAACCTGCTATGTTCGGAGTAAACTTGCGATATCGTTATCCGTTTATTGCAGCAATGATTGGTTCAGCAACAGCAGGTATTATCATTACAATTGCCGGTGTATTATCACCAACAATCGGAGTAGGTGGACTACCAGCATTCTTCTCCATCCCGAATGAATTTTGGCCAATCTTCTTCTTAGGAATGGGGATTGTACTAGTAGTACCATTCACACTTACATTTATCATTGCAAAATTCAAAAAAGAAAAAGGCAGTTAA
- a CDS encoding PTS sugar transporter subunit IIA, translating into MFKKLFGLKEETTQVKEEGIFAPLSGKVVELENVPDPTFSQKMMGDGLAIEPTEGKVVSPVDGVIVQFFHTKHAIGVKSRAGAEILIHVGLETVAMNGEGFEGHVKEGDKVKVGDLLITFDLALIKEKAASTITPIVITNGEIIDQMEKKTTNDAIKGETEIIHFSVKG; encoded by the coding sequence ATGTTTAAAAAACTATTCGGACTAAAAGAAGAAACAACACAAGTAAAAGAAGAAGGGATTTTTGCCCCGTTGTCTGGAAAGGTTGTGGAATTAGAAAATGTTCCTGACCCAACTTTTTCTCAAAAAATGATGGGCGACGGACTTGCCATTGAACCTACAGAAGGTAAGGTAGTTTCGCCGGTTGATGGTGTAATTGTTCAATTCTTTCATACAAAACATGCTATTGGAGTTAAATCAAGAGCGGGTGCTGAGATTTTAATTCATGTTGGTTTAGAAACAGTAGCTATGAATGGAGAAGGATTTGAAGGCCATGTGAAAGAAGGAGACAAAGTTAAGGTGGGAGATCTACTAATAACTTTTGATTTAGCCTTGATTAAAGAAAAAGCAGCAAGTACCATTACTCCAATCGTAATTACTAATGGAGAAATAATTGACCAAATGGAAAAGAAAACAACAAATGATGCAATAAAAGGTGAAACAGAAATAATTCATTTTTCTGTAAAGGGATAA
- a CDS encoding alpha/beta hydrolase family protein: MNFNEFSQRWHNRLLSRKNNIRAIILFYIFFFITFMSFYLTIGVGKWFDVLFIVLTALLTTFVAYYGFYFIIWIFKSFPNYFLALLAAVTLTSYVVSLFLGPFFAYIAYGIIGISGLTAVIFYLLRNIQLNIFVKCAIGLFVFSIHILGIWIVANPGTEGQWNNTNIKEKGEYNQLLDSGPYNVQAFTYGSGDDKQRSEYQDGITYQSDKVNIRSFTVQPKGLNKKFREWFWGFDFSKVPLNGRVWMPESQIERLPLVLIVHGNHNMVKFSDEGYQYLAEHLASNGYIAVSVDENFLNSSKLGHVGWDNAARALVLLKHLEQWEKWNNDKDHELYNKVDFEKIALIGHSRGGEAVSLAALFNELTLFPNNARVSLDFNFNIKSIIGLSPGDRRFQPGGKPTELQNINYLTLQGSNDTDHTTFNGMRQYEKVSFSDDFDGFKSSIYIYGGNHGQFNTSWETDRTAPYSWIVNRTEVIDPNMQRRITQFYILSFLEATLNDKQEFRGYFSNKQSALSNIPTDILRIRYEDSTFLPIATFEEDVDVTTTTIDGGEIIGTGMRVWREAAILLRNSEPQENQAVKLGWQQSNARYVVKLPIEALVNANSDTVLRFDAIQLHEEKYRQFGVPLKEEVKNEAIPITVALRPSGVQRHDSRIATNIWIEPTYSSNLYKWNWWNNLLGNKYEHVLQTYEIPLSTIIDSFKSKNYDDIVEIEFQFNHGNNGLIYLDQIGFSQK, from the coding sequence ATGAATTTTAATGAATTTTCACAAAGATGGCACAATCGATTGCTTAGTAGAAAAAACAATATTAGAGCAATTATTCTCTTTTATATTTTCTTCTTTATTACGTTTATGAGTTTTTATTTAACAATAGGAGTAGGAAAGTGGTTTGATGTATTATTTATCGTTTTAACCGCATTACTTACAACCTTTGTTGCCTACTATGGATTTTATTTTATTATTTGGATATTTAAAAGCTTTCCCAATTACTTCTTAGCTTTACTAGCTGCAGTTACTCTAACTTCTTATGTAGTTAGCCTATTCTTAGGTCCGTTTTTTGCCTATATTGCATATGGAATTATAGGTATAAGTGGATTGACTGCAGTCATTTTCTATCTCTTAAGAAATATTCAATTGAACATTTTTGTCAAATGTGCTATTGGATTATTCGTTTTTTCCATTCACATATTAGGCATTTGGATCGTTGCCAACCCTGGTACAGAAGGACAATGGAACAATACAAACATAAAAGAAAAGGGAGAATATAATCAATTACTGGACAGTGGTCCATACAATGTACAGGCATTTACATATGGTAGTGGTGATGATAAACAGCGAAGCGAATATCAGGATGGTATTACATATCAGTCAGATAAAGTAAATATACGTTCTTTTACTGTTCAACCGAAAGGATTGAATAAAAAATTTCGAGAATGGTTTTGGGGTTTTGACTTTTCTAAAGTTCCGTTAAACGGACGAGTTTGGATGCCAGAATCACAAATCGAACGATTACCACTAGTGCTAATCGTTCATGGAAATCATAACATGGTGAAGTTTTCAGATGAAGGGTACCAATATCTTGCTGAACATTTAGCTAGCAATGGCTATATAGCAGTAAGTGTGGATGAAAATTTTTTAAATTCGAGTAAACTTGGCCATGTTGGTTGGGATAATGCTGCAAGAGCATTAGTGTTATTAAAGCATTTAGAACAGTGGGAAAAATGGAATAATGACAAGGACCATGAGCTGTATAATAAAGTGGACTTTGAAAAAATTGCGCTAATCGGGCATTCAAGAGGTGGGGAAGCTGTTAGCCTTGCTGCCTTGTTTAATGAATTAACTCTCTTTCCTAACAATGCAAGAGTATCGTTAGACTTTAACTTTAATATAAAGTCTATCATAGGCTTATCCCCTGGTGATAGACGATTTCAACCAGGAGGAAAGCCAACCGAACTACAGAATATAAATTACTTAACGTTGCAAGGATCAAATGATACAGACCATACAACGTTTAACGGGATGAGGCAATACGAGAAAGTAAGTTTTTCGGATGACTTTGACGGGTTTAAAAGTAGCATATATATATATGGTGGAAATCATGGACAGTTTAATACAAGTTGGGAAACAGACCGGACGGCTCCGTACTCATGGATAGTGAATAGAACAGAAGTAATTGACCCTAATATGCAAAGAAGAATTACACAATTTTATATACTTTCTTTTTTAGAAGCAACGTTAAATGATAAACAAGAGTTCCGGGGATATTTCTCTAATAAACAAAGTGCGTTATCAAACATTCCAACAGATATTTTACGTATACGCTATGAAGATAGTACGTTCCTACCTATTGCTACGTTTGAGGAAGATGTTGATGTTACAACGACAACTATCGATGGTGGGGAGATTATTGGAACAGGTATGCGTGTATGGAGAGAGGCTGCTATTTTACTGCGAAATAGTGAACCGCAAGAAAATCAAGCAGTGAAATTAGGATGGCAACAGTCCAATGCCAGGTATGTTGTAAAGCTTCCAATAGAAGCATTAGTAAATGCAAATAGCGATACTGTTTTACGTTTTGATGCCATTCAATTACATGAAGAGAAGTATAGACAGTTCGGGGTGCCATTGAAGGAAGAAGTGAAAAATGAAGCTATACCAATTACAGTTGCGTTAAGACCTTCTGGTGTTCAAAGACATGATAGTAGAATTGCTACAAATATATGGATTGAACCAACCTATTCATCCAACCTTTATAAATGGAACTGGTGGAATAACTTGTTAGGCAATAAGTATGAACATGTATTACAAACTTATGAAATACCTCTTTCGACGATAATAGACTCTTTTAAGTCTAAAAATTACGATGACATTGTAGAAATTGAGTTTCAGTTTAATCATGGAAATAATGGATTAATTTATCTTGATCAAATTGGTTTTTCGCAAAAATAA
- a CDS encoding EAL domain-containing protein: MSNCNGEKIEKSISNLIQNLGQLYENWFTLKFVPPNEFIVMEKKVGIGTFTEWSPTVGNEIVVESIFPKLQKKLRNVMFSLQTSTYRESIISNQKSLVIDINIVPFQIEKEFLFVILCKDVTKKVQQEAENKEGLKRLQRALLLEYEMKTAIRKKEFEVYYQPKLHMKANKVNFEALIRWFNPRIGEIEPSEFIPLAEKYKLIEPITSYVFERIVSEYAVLSGTFPNAVVAINLSPDLLTKKEWINSLPSLLNNFGVQPSSFELEITEKFVHANESIKEGMETLISYGFTITLDDFGSKYSSLQYLQEIQCHKVKIDKVFTRNLQTVIEERKIFRKIIDFSHSLNLEVVAEGMESEQQFETLFSYGCDELQGFWIDKPMALTSLLKKATKYSMLIEQRKK; encoded by the coding sequence GTGAGTAACTGTAATGGAGAAAAAATAGAGAAATCCATATCAAATTTAATTCAAAATCTAGGACAACTTTATGAGAATTGGTTTACGTTAAAATTTGTCCCACCAAATGAATTTATCGTCATGGAGAAAAAAGTAGGAATTGGTACATTTACAGAATGGTCTCCAACGGTAGGTAATGAAATTGTGGTAGAAAGTATATTTCCAAAGTTACAAAAAAAGCTACGAAATGTGATGTTTTCGTTACAAACATCTACATATCGTGAATCGATCATAAGTAATCAAAAATCACTCGTGATAGATATAAACATCGTTCCATTTCAAATAGAAAAAGAGTTTTTATTTGTTATATTATGTAAGGATGTAACAAAAAAGGTTCAACAAGAGGCGGAAAACAAAGAAGGATTAAAAAGGTTACAACGCGCTTTACTTCTTGAGTATGAAATGAAAACAGCTATCCGCAAAAAAGAATTTGAAGTATATTACCAACCTAAGTTACATATGAAGGCCAATAAAGTAAACTTTGAAGCGTTAATTCGTTGGTTTAATCCGAGAATAGGGGAGATTGAGCCGTCAGAATTTATCCCATTAGCAGAGAAATATAAATTAATTGAACCAATTACTAGTTATGTTTTTGAAAGAATTGTATCTGAATATGCTGTATTATCAGGAACTTTCCCTAATGCAGTAGTAGCGATAAACCTTTCTCCAGATTTGTTAACAAAGAAAGAGTGGATAAACAGCCTTCCTTCCCTGCTAAATAATTTTGGAGTGCAACCTTCTTCTTTTGAATTAGAAATAACAGAAAAATTTGTACATGCTAATGAAAGTATAAAAGAAGGTATGGAAACGTTAATATCATATGGATTCACCATTACATTGGATGATTTTGGATCAAAATACTCTTCTTTACAATACTTACAAGAAATTCAGTGTCATAAAGTAAAAATAGATAAAGTGTTCACTAGAAATTTGCAAACTGTCATAGAAGAAAGGAAAATATTTAGAAAAATAATTGATTTTTCTCATAGTTTAAATCTAGAGGTAGTAGCAGAAGGAATGGAAAGCGAACAACAATTTGAAACGTTGTTTTCATATGGATGTGACGAATTGCAAGGCTTTTGGATTGATAAACCGATGGCCTTAACGTCTTTGTTAAAGAAGGCGACAAAATATTCAATGTTAATAGAACAAAGAAAAAAATGA
- a CDS encoding PNPOx family protein — protein sequence MPKAEEKLNQSLIDLLQGEKIVSLITTDSKSNKPNLSIVSWLVAHQDGKTIKFALGHKAESAFNIEKNPDLILGVIGAGSCYSINGKGTVSDTIDKTMKYKMVTVEVESVEDVIFYGGKITSEPNYEKTYDAELAKKLDDEVYEMLKN from the coding sequence TTGCCTAAAGCTGAAGAAAAATTAAATCAATCATTAATAGACCTTTTACAAGGTGAGAAAATTGTTTCATTAATTACAACAGATAGTAAGTCAAATAAGCCAAACTTAAGTATCGTATCATGGTTAGTAGCTCATCAAGACGGAAAGACAATTAAATTTGCACTTGGCCATAAAGCAGAAAGCGCATTTAATATTGAGAAAAACCCTGACCTAATACTAGGTGTAATTGGGGCAGGGAGCTGCTACTCTATAAATGGTAAAGGAACGGTATCGGATACCATTGATAAAACGATGAAATACAAAATGGTAACCGTTGAAGTAGAATCAGTAGAAGATGTTATTTTTTATGGTGGAAAAATCACATCAGAACCAAACTATGAAAAAACATATGATGCAGAATTAGCGAAAAAACTCGATGATGAAGTTTATGAAATGTTAAAAAACTAA
- a CDS encoding polymer-forming cytoskeletal protein, whose translation MQTEQKYDDLRINGSMVVTGGTFNTVAVNGSATLNGDIHCKEFKINGTCEVKRSLKTEKGTVRGNAEIKEDLYVGDFNIYGNASMKGNMFASIINVKGACDVGESLSAEHIQTYGRLRVGENCQAEDFYSEGYFEIGDTLKANSVELIMRNHSKSSVEKIFAEKVHVKMQEDNTLVKVLKSIFSSSTSRGRLKIEEIHGETITLENTKAELVKGNNVTLGKNCIVELVEYSDTLNIVANAIVKESRKIEK comes from the coding sequence ATGCAAACGGAACAAAAATACGATGATTTACGAATAAACGGTAGTATGGTTGTAACAGGTGGGACATTTAACACTGTAGCTGTAAATGGTAGTGCTACTTTGAACGGAGATATTCATTGTAAAGAATTTAAGATAAATGGTACATGTGAAGTAAAAAGAAGTCTTAAAACGGAAAAGGGTACTGTTCGTGGTAACGCTGAAATTAAAGAAGATTTATATGTTGGCGATTTTAATATTTACGGAAATGCTTCCATGAAAGGGAATATGTTCGCCTCTATTATTAACGTGAAAGGGGCTTGTGATGTCGGAGAATCATTATCTGCTGAACATATTCAAACATATGGTAGGTTAAGAGTTGGAGAGAATTGCCAAGCAGAAGATTTTTATTCAGAAGGTTATTTTGAAATTGGTGATACTCTAAAAGCTAACTCAGTGGAATTAATTATGCGTAATCATTCAAAAAGCTCTGTAGAAAAAATATTTGCCGAGAAAGTACATGTTAAAATGCAAGAGGACAACACGTTAGTAAAAGTGTTGAAATCAATATTTTCAAGTAGCACTTCTCGTGGAAGGTTAAAAATCGAAGAAATTCACGGTGAAACCATCACATTAGAAAATACTAAGGCAGAACTGGTAAAAGGTAACAATGTTACACTAGGAAAAAATTGTATAGTAGAACTAGTAGAATATAGTGACACGTTAAACATAGTAGCTAATGCAATAGTCAAAGAATCACGTAAGATCGAAAAATGA
- a CDS encoding GNAT family N-acetyltransferase, with the protein MKQTPTLESDRLLLRKLKMSDASTIFRYFSNPEMTKYYGMEPFVTIIEAEKFIKDFLDEYTLILRWGIVEKSTNKLVGTCGYHAISEKHMRAEIGYEIDIASWGSGYATEAITKLVEYGLTEMKLHRIGANVFPENKSSRRVLEKIGFKHEGLLRNYLFQGGKSHDANVFSIINTPS; encoded by the coding sequence ATGAAACAAACGCCAACTCTCGAGTCAGATAGATTGCTTTTAAGAAAATTGAAAATGAGTGATGCTTCAACAATATTTCGTTATTTCTCAAATCCTGAAATGACGAAATATTATGGAATGGAACCGTTTGTAACAATTATTGAAGCAGAAAAATTCATTAAAGACTTTTTAGATGAATATACGCTTATTTTAAGATGGGGAATAGTGGAGAAAAGCACAAATAAGTTAGTTGGAACATGTGGATACCATGCTATTTCAGAAAAACATATGCGTGCAGAAATTGGTTATGAGATTGACATAGCTAGTTGGGGGAGTGGGTACGCAACAGAAGCTATTACTAAGTTAGTTGAATACGGGTTAACCGAAATGAAATTACATAGAATCGGTGCAAACGTGTTTCCAGAAAATAAGTCTTCAAGAAGGGTATTAGAAAAAATAGGATTTAAACATGAAGGGCTGCTCCGTAATTATTTATTCCAAGGTGGTAAGTCTCACGATGCAAATGTCTTTTCTATCATTAACACTCCTTCTTAA
- a CDS encoding YdcF family protein yields the protein MKKKLLKLIKVIGIPLVIFCSIYVLTIHLVISNTANKQPPDDLDYIVVLGARLHGETMSLALLYRVEAALKYLQENPNTYVIASGGQGPGETITEAEAMKRYFVKNGIAEERIIEEKRSTTTLENLSYSNEYISEGSSVGIVSNDFHLFRASFIAKRLGIHPYTIPAKTPTVAKPKSWSREYIAVIKSYLYDR from the coding sequence TTGAAAAAGAAGTTATTAAAACTTATTAAAGTAATAGGAATCCCACTCGTAATCTTTTGTAGTATATATGTATTAACAATTCATTTAGTTATTAGCAATACAGCAAATAAACAACCGCCAGATGATTTAGATTACATCGTTGTGCTTGGTGCGAGGTTACATGGCGAAACAATGTCTCTTGCCTTGCTATATAGAGTAGAAGCAGCTTTGAAATATTTACAAGAAAATCCAAATACGTATGTCATTGCATCTGGTGGACAAGGTCCTGGCGAAACCATTACGGAAGCGGAAGCGATGAAAAGATATTTTGTGAAAAATGGGATAGCAGAAGAAAGAATAATAGAGGAGAAAAGATCTACTACCACTTTAGAAAATCTTTCGTACTCTAATGAATATATAAGTGAAGGATCTTCAGTTGGTATTGTAAGTAATGATTTTCATCTATTTAGAGCAAGCTTTATTGCTAAACGGTTAGGTATACATCCATACACCATTCCAGCCAAAACCCCAACTGTCGCTAAACCTAAATCATGGAGTAGAGAATACATAGCTGTTATTAAATCATACCTTTATGATAGGTAA
- a CDS encoding VOC family protein: MIHHIEIYVSDLKKSRLFWDWLLGEELNYDKYQEWELGVSWKKNETYIVFVQAEAKHLGIPYHRCRVGLNHLAFHAQSKQQVDELTTKLEMKGYTVLYKEKHPYAGGPNYYAVFFEDPDRMKVELVAPKDSQ; the protein is encoded by the coding sequence ATGATTCATCATATTGAAATATACGTATCTGACTTAAAAAAGAGTCGACTGTTTTGGGATTGGTTGTTAGGAGAAGAACTAAACTATGATAAATATCAAGAATGGGAATTAGGTGTTAGTTGGAAGAAGAATGAAACATATATTGTGTTTGTTCAAGCTGAAGCAAAACATTTAGGAATTCCATATCACCGATGCCGTGTTGGATTAAATCACCTTGCTTTTCACGCACAATCAAAACAACAGGTTGACGAGCTAACAACTAAATTGGAAATGAAAGGCTACACCGTTCTATATAAAGAGAAGCACCCATATGCTGGTGGACCAAATTATTATGCTGTATTCTTTGAAGACCCTGATCGAATGAAAGTAGAGTTAGTGGCACCAAAGGATTCGCAATAG
- the mug gene encoding G/U mismatch-specific DNA glycosylase, with protein MFDEIQDHLKHNLNILFVGFNPSIRSGETGHHFANPTNRFWKVLYRANITPILLEGEEDYKLLEFECGLTNIVARPTKAATDITKEEYEVGRVILKEKIEKYKPKVVCFVGKGVYEQFAQKKSVPWGRQDVSIVKGTIDFVAPSSSGLVRMSIDEITDIYKQIHNLF; from the coding sequence ATGTTTGATGAAATTCAAGACCATTTAAAACATAATTTGAATATCCTTTTTGTTGGATTCAACCCTAGCATTCGGTCAGGCGAAACAGGTCATCATTTCGCAAATCCAACTAATCGTTTTTGGAAAGTTTTATACAGGGCTAATATTACGCCAATCTTATTAGAAGGTGAAGAAGACTATAAGCTGCTCGAGTTTGAATGTGGGCTTACAAACATTGTGGCTAGGCCAACCAAAGCAGCAACTGACATTACGAAAGAAGAGTATGAGGTAGGAAGAGTTATCCTAAAGGAGAAAATAGAAAAGTACAAGCCGAAAGTAGTTTGTTTCGTTGGAAAAGGTGTTTATGAGCAATTTGCGCAAAAAAAATCTGTTCCATGGGGAAGACAAGATGTTTCCATCGTAAAAGGGACGATTGATTTTGTAGCACCTTCTTCAAGCGGATTAGTTAGAATGAGTATAGATGAGATTACCGATATATATAAGCAAATTCATAATTTATTCTAG